Sequence from the Helianthus annuus cultivar XRQ/B chromosome 13, HanXRQr2.0-SUNRISE, whole genome shotgun sequence genome:
TGAGGGCCGGGCTATTAtaaatccaatattttacactaaaaaGGGTTTTCGGAAATTTTTCTATAAAATTAACACTACGAGTGAAAAATCAGCCCAGGAGAGGCTGGGCACCCCCAGCCCCAATAAAGCTTCATCAGTGTACAAGGCCATGTTACTACAAGGGTTTTAATGTTGACTAAAAGCTCGACATCAGAGCAAGAGAGGATGAGCGTCTGGCTACACCAATTCGCCAAATGACAACCATCGGTCTCACCATAGTGAGGGCGATGACCAGACTCCGGTGTGAGAGTAAGTATTGGAATATTTCTAACATTACCATACAATTATTAAAATGCTAGAAGCGTTCCGTTTGATGTTTAGTTAAACAGAAATCATAATATGCAGTTAACAAAAGACCTAAAAAATCAAAGAACATAAATTTCCATAAAATTAGCAGATGACCGAGTCAAAACAATCTCCTAATTCTACTTTAACAACGATAAAATGGTCACGTTCTTCGTTACAAATACGTTAGCACAACCCGTCTATGATCTACAAAGAGGGTATAATCTCTCTTTGCTGTTCTTTCTGCACCATTCATGTACATCCTACATATACAGAAATACCAAcctgttttaaataataattcatCAACGCGTAAGGTCAATTTCAGTAGGCGAGTTTCTTAAGCCGACTCGTGAATTTTTGTTGCTCACGAACCGCTTCAGGACTCGTCTCGTTAAGTTGAATATCCAAACGTTTCTCGTCCCTTGAGGATGTTTCTGTTTTGGTCTTCGCTTTAACATCACTACCGCCACCGTACACGAAACTACAAAGCATCACCTACAAcaccaaaaatcacatttttaaaaCATTTCAAACCCTAAAAACGCGCTTACTTGTTCCAACTGGTCTGAAACAATACCTGTACTGAGCTGGATGCAACAAGCCTACCGCCAATGACATTGCCATCAGCACTACAAACCGAGATACTTAAACCACCGGTCCGGCCCTGAGCCCCGCTGTTTTCCGAAAGCAGATAACAGCCGGATAAACATAGCATCTCAAAACGGCCCTGCAACACAAAAAGGTCCAACATAGAGCAAACTCAATGGATCAATTCTAGACGTTGTAACTTGATTAAATCATTTTAAAATGAAAGTTCCCTAACCTCGTAGGTCACAGTGCCCCCCGAAGATGTAAACTGACTTAACGTCACCGCAGAAACCGTTCCACTCCCCGATAAGATGCAAATTGAAGATTAATATCTTTTCAGCAACATCCTGCAAATATTTGCTTGTTTTTACACATCAGACCCTAGTTTTGACCAAGATTGATGGTTCTTTAGTTATAACATACCTCTCCAACAGATACATGGATGGTATTATGAGGTGTAAAAGCCAATCCTGCTGAACTATTCATCCATTCACCTGGATGAAATACAAAGATAATTCTATAAGTCAAGTTTTACCATCTTTAACCACACATTCAATTCATAAATACCCTCGAGATATCTATTGATGTCACTGTATGAATAAACATGTGTAATTAGTAACACATTGGCAATATAAAATTCGATTTTTTTCTAGGTGGTCTAGCAAAATTCAGAAGCATTTAGTCCCTCCGTAGTGGGACTTGGTATAGCGCCACCTCCACCTATAACGACCTATAGCGCCGGCGAACACCGCTACGGGGGGCGCTATAGGCTGGATGTTCCCCTCCTCCGCGAAAATTTTCATGGGAGCCATACCTTCCACCATTTGTTTTTCtctcacacatatatatacatacagatatatacatacatatatatgtataattgaaggggtATAACCCCACtacacactcaagttatataaCCCTAAACCCCCCTTTCTTACACAATTGCGACAAGTGGCGAAACGCGTATAAGGGGCTTTATATAACTGGCCATGTGTAGTCAGTGGCGTTATGCGACAAGTGGCGAAACGTGTATGAAGGGGTATAACCCCACtacacactcaagttatataaCCCCCCTTCCACCATTTGTTTTtctctcacacacatatatatacatacatatatatgtataaggccctttgtggggcgttatgcgacaagtgACGAAATGCGTAAGAGATGGGCTTTAGGGGGCTTTATATAACTTGAGTATGTAGTGgggatatatatatatggggctttatataacttgagtgtgtggtgaggatatatatatatatgtatggggctttgtatatatgtatgtgtgtgagtGGGGAAGAATGGGTCACGCCGTGATGGTGTTCGCGAGGATTGAAATTTTCTCACCCATAGCGCGGCCGTAGTGGTGTGGCTGGGCGCCATGGGCCTTGTTTTGCGTGACATACCGCCCCACTAAGGGTGTTCTAAGAGCATACGTAGTGGGGCGGTATGGCACCCCATAGCGCCGCCATGGCGCCGCCCACACCGAAACGCGGGGCGCTATGCTTGAAAAAATGGGAGCCCGCGCGATGATTTTAGCGGCGTTATTTTTTGAAGGTTTTTAATATTTGACCGTTGTCAAACggtcatatttaaaaaaaaatcaatttttttttattttcacacTATAAATACATTCCAACGTCTTCCATTTTTTTACAAATCAAACTCAAatattctctcattctctatatattttttaaaaagtgttgaaGCTACTCCCACCCTATTCAAAAAAATGGGTTCCCCGTCGGAAGACTCTTTCACCGATATTTACCGAAAATTTTTTTCGCCCGAAGAAGACGCGGCCGAGGAagaagcggttacgagtgcatgtactTTTGTAATACAAGCATTTGAGCACATTCGGCCTACTCCCCCTCCACAACCCATCTTGCGACGCACCTATATCTTGCGAGATCGTGAAGCCGCGAacgagcgtttgatgaaagactattttgatGCGACACCGGTTCACGGACCGAATGTTTTTAGACGACGTTTTCGGATGAGCCAAAGGTTATTTTTGCGCATTAATAATGATTTGGAAAATAGGTATGATTTCTTTAAGCAAAGAATGGACGCGCGAGGATATCTAGGCTTCACCTCAATTCAAAAGGTCACATCCGCCTTACGCATATTATCATACGGAAACAcgtacgacatcaacgacgagtactTGAAGATGGCGGAGAAAACAACCCGAGATTGCTTGGAACATTTTTGCTATGGTAATTTTTATtgccttttatttatttacttactcttatatatttattttttagtagCTTACTAGTAaaacttttatatattaaattatattttaggaatatgccagttatatggaaaacgttATTTGAGACATCCCACTTGGAACGATCTTCAACAAATATATGAGGTGCATCTAGAAAAGCATGGAATACCCGgcatgattggtagcttggattgtcgtcaatggcgttggtataattgtccaaccgcatggctaggtcaacatacacggggtgatcaaaaagggccaactttggtattacaagctgttgcgtcatacgacctttgggtttggtcggccttCTTTGGTGTAGCCGGGTGTTTTAACGATATTAATACGTTAGAGGCTTCACCATTAATAAAGGACTACATTTCTGGAACTATACCAAAGGCCGGTTTTCATGCAAACGGGAACGACTACGAGCATGGCTACTACTTGGGCGATGGTATCTACCCGGAGTATTCGATTATTGTTAAAACGTTTTCTGAAACGTTCGATGAAAAAAGaaagtattttaaaaaattacaagagtcttcgagaaaggatatcgagaggtgttttggggttctaGAGCAACGATGGCATTTTCTCAGAAATCCTTGTCGCATGTGGCATAAGGATAGAATACGAATGACCATGTATGCTTGCATCATTTTGCATAATATGATCATTGAGGATGATGGAAGAGCGATATGCCAAAACTATATTCCAGAAGATTTAGTCGAAGGAACCCAAGCAACAATGGAAGAGAGACTCGCAAATGCTCAGCTATTGCGATCTAGAGAAATACATAACACGTTGAAGGCGGATTTGGTTGAGCATGCTTGGGCGATTCGCCCAATTCGATACAACAGTGATCACGACGAAGATTCCGAGGAAGAAGAGGTTGAGGAATTCGAAGACGGGAACTTTGAGACGTAGGTTTGATTGGATGCTGGagaaaacgaagaggaagaaggagagaacgAAAATGAAACCGaagaataaatttattttttaggtgtaatgtttttttctttaacttttttttattttaatgtattgttttttatttaatggaatgttttttaattttataaaacttataaattaattaaaaatgaaaattaaattaattgagtaatgatgacaaaggggctttatgactacggcctcaaattgcataacgccccataaagccccttactgacgtggcatgccacatgtcgcataacgcccccaaaaGGACTTTATAACTACACATGTCCTTAGAGTTTGAGAAGAATAATATCAACAAACTCACCAAACAATGACGAACTGAAAGATGTTTGAAATCTCAAAAAAGAACTTGACTTCTCGGTAGAAGCGGCAGCAATATCAGGGGCGCAACAGGCAATGGCGGAACCAGAAATTTACAACCGGGGGGTCGTATGACTCATTAAATTCATTAGCATATAACAGTTAATTTAACCAAATGTCGTACTACAAGTAGGAGAACTAACATATATTGGTGGCGATTGTAATCCTTTTTATCAATCATCAATGTGATATAAACCAAAACCCTTTTAGTAGTATTTTCTTAAgaatttaaattattattaacaAAGAGTCAATACTTTTTCCTCATATATTTACAAATACACAATTCTACATGATAAAAATGTTCTTTAATTacatatatttaacaaaaaatcaAATCAAGTACTAAACTTTAGATAGACAAAtaacaatcaaataaaataataaaaaaagcaTGTTTTCAAATTGAATCAAACAAATTAATAAAAAGAAAGCCAAACAATAACTACTCATATATATTTACGTATAACCAAAAATCAAGTTAAATAATAAAACTTAAACAAAATGAAATGATAACAaataataaacacataaaatggtaaaaaaacaataataagaGATCCAGATACTTTTACTTCAAAATGAATAAAATAAACTAATAAGTAGAATCTAAATGAAAACTCAAATCTTATATTATGTCTGGCATCTTGCACAGTGTTTAGGAATGAGTTGTCACACATTTAATCTCCGGTAAAAAGTAAAAACAAGTAATAAAATATAAAAGTAGAAGATATTACTTAAATCAATTACCTAATTACCTGGTGGGGCCAAACTTTTAAAATAGcctaaaacaattaaaaaaatgcATTTTACTTCCGTACTTCTTCTTTCCTCTTCTAAAAAGCAACCATTTGTTACCTGCACTATAGCTCCTTGCATCTTCATCTCCGGCAGCCGGAAATATTATCTGAACATCCTGTCTTCACTTTTCTACTTCATTTAAATGACTTGGAAAGGGGCAAGCTCTAAAAAAACGACGACTTTGAGGGTTTAAGCTTTAAAAAATCGACCACTTCATATACCCTATACACTAGAGATTTCGCCGGCCGGAGGGTCAATGGACCCCCCTGACCCTCCTGTGGTTCCGCCACTGGCAACAGGGCTTGCAAAACTTGAAAAAGATAATGagtaatttatatttataataatatttattaattTGAATTTTTGCAACCAAATTTGCAATTTGAATAGAAGATttttaaaaattagaaaaaagaTAATCGTGCATGAAATTTGAATTGGTAATTTGTATTTTGCAACAAAACTTGCATTTCGAATAGaagatttttaaagattataaaaagaTAATCCTACATGAAATTTGAATTGGTAAtttgtatatttttataataGATTAAATATTACTAACAATTAGTAGAAGATATTAGATAATGTTGAATTAAATATTTCTAAGAATTAGTAGAAGATATTAGATAATGTTGCTGTAAATTTGAATTAGTAATTGGATATTTTCATAATTAAATATTTCTAAGAATTAAGAGAAAAGATATTAGATGCAAATTTACATCATATTGAAAAGTAAATcaattttaagtttatataaCAGATCATGTTGCATTGCTATAATTTATATAAATTTTAAGATATTAgtaatttgatgatgatgattaggtATTGAAGCCAAGTTATGGAGGACACCCAAATGGTCAAATCACTTTCGAAGAACCCAACCCTTtgaaaaacaaacacaaaaaatcacttttattTTCATTCTTTTAATCTTGAAACTTACAAAGCAAACACCTTGTTAAACTAAATCTTGACTAATAAACATatatagggtatgtttggcaaaagtagctggtagctggtagctgaaagctggtagctgaaagctggaagctggtagctggtgaCTGGAAGCTGGTAGTTGTAGCTGGTAGCTAATAGCTGTaactttttagatatatttggtgtttggtagagtagctggaacttttaataaaatgtataaaattaccaaaatggacataactaaaaatttagaaagttggtgcattaaaaagtttcttattttgagaggttaaaatagtcatttttctctaaaagcttgtagctcattctaaacgctactagtagtagcgttcaaccaaaagcttcaagctcctaacctaaaagcttaaagctcctttaaccaaacaagactttttattaaataggagttttttcttaaaagcttaaagctagaagctcctaaaagctccatgccaaacaaaCTCATAATCTAGTGCTATTCATACCGTTTTAGCACTTGTACGCCTTTGATAAACCAAACAAGACGTATCGATCAtcatttttatttcttatttttaattaaaatagaattaagagttaaatgccattttagtccctgttgtttgggtcattttggcAGTTTAGTTTAAAGATTTTATTTTTTGCCTATGTGTCGAAAAAGGTTTCACCGTAGCCATTTTAGCCCACtaagttaacttcatccattatttatgTTAACGAGAAGAGAAATTCAGTCTTTTTATATGGTTGAATTGGCCTTCTAATTAACATAAATAATGGATAAAATTAACCCAGTAAACTAAAATGGCAATGATGAAATCTTTTTAgacccac
This genomic interval carries:
- the LOC110902656 gene encoding AT-hook motif nuclear-localized protein 5; this translates as MLCLSGCYLLSENSGAQGRTGGLSISVCSADGNVIGGRLVASSSVQVMLCSFVYGGGSDVKAKTKTETSSRDEKRLDIQLNETSPEAVREQQKFTSRLKKLAY